A genomic segment from Microbulbifer elongatus encodes:
- a CDS encoding DUF6702 family protein has translation MRKLILLFTMLIACTAQAHQMKTAITRVVFSDQTQNVEIMHRFYVHDAEHALSELLGKQVYLSENKEAQAQFARYISAHFRMGVTEGTSLPLTTVGEEVDGKFIWVYQEVPRPDNVSELWFAFDALQERWPDQVNQINVEGLGKVRSLIFDRHSRWQSLNY, from the coding sequence TTGATAGCCTGCACAGCGCAGGCTCATCAGATGAAAACCGCCATTACCAGAGTGGTTTTCAGCGACCAGACTCAGAATGTTGAAATCATGCACCGGTTTTACGTGCACGATGCGGAGCATGCGCTAAGCGAATTGCTCGGAAAACAGGTATACCTTTCTGAGAACAAAGAAGCGCAGGCGCAGTTCGCGCGGTATATCTCTGCGCACTTCCGCATGGGCGTGACGGAAGGGACTTCGCTGCCCCTGACGACCGTTGGTGAGGAAGTGGATGGAAAATTTATCTGGGTATATCAGGAAGTGCCGCGCCCAGACAACGTCTCGGAGCTCTGGTTTGCATTTGACGCGCTGCAGGAGCGGTGGCCTGACCAGGTAAATCAGATAAATGTCGAGGGATTGGGTAAAGTGCGATCCCTGATTTTTGATCGCCACAGCAGATGGCAATCGCTCAACTACTGA
- a CDS encoding M3 family metallopeptidase, with protein sequence MRKSLLAVAIVAMTACSESPESVVDKEKQVTAEENAQVTAESSATSNENNPLLKASTLQYQAPDFSKIKDEHFEPAFEQGMGEHLQEIEAIATNADKASFANTIVAMEKSGALLTRTSRVFFNLSGTDSNEARRALQSKLAPKLAAHWDSIYLNDDLFARVSSLYDQRVALEMDPESERLLEVYYDNFVKAGAKLSADEKETLRALNEEHSSLTTKFSQNLLKITKEIAVVVDDKAELEGLSESAIKAASQAAADAGHEGKYLINITNTTRQPVLTSLKNRELRQRIWEASANRGTSGELDNRPIVQRLVQIRAQKAKLLGYDNWAEYQLVNTMAEKPESVLNMLSSMVPAVVRNTKAEQADIQAMIEHEGGDFEAQPWDWAYYAEKVRQDKYDLNEQEVREYFEFNRVLNDGLFYTMNRLYGIHFEERPDLPVYHPDVKAYELFDHDGKSLAIFYADYFARDGKRGGAWMSSFVGQSGLLKQKPVVVNVMNIPKGPEGEPTLVSYDHVTTMFHELGHGLHGMFSNVRYPSLAGTSVSRDFVEFPSTFEEDWAGLPEVLENYAYHYKTGEPIPAELLEKVQKAKNFNMGFDTLEYMSAALLDMELHALPADAELQDVEKFEAAALKKHGVDLAAVPPRYKSTYFAHSIGGGYSAGYYAYMWSEILAADAFAYIRERGGLTRKNGDWYRKNILETGNSRPPMESYVKFRGQEPTTEALLERRGLNSEG encoded by the coding sequence ATGCGTAAATCCCTGCTCGCGGTTGCAATCGTGGCGATGACAGCCTGCTCAGAGTCACCTGAATCTGTCGTCGACAAAGAGAAACAGGTCACAGCTGAGGAGAACGCCCAGGTTACTGCGGAATCCTCCGCCACTTCCAATGAGAACAACCCGCTGCTGAAGGCAAGTACACTTCAGTATCAGGCGCCCGATTTCAGTAAAATCAAGGATGAGCACTTCGAGCCGGCATTTGAGCAGGGCATGGGTGAGCACCTGCAGGAAATCGAGGCCATCGCAACGAACGCGGACAAAGCGAGTTTCGCCAATACGATCGTTGCCATGGAGAAATCTGGCGCATTGCTGACCCGCACATCACGCGTCTTTTTCAACCTCTCTGGCACTGACAGTAATGAAGCGCGCCGCGCCCTGCAAAGCAAGCTTGCGCCGAAACTTGCCGCCCACTGGGACAGCATCTATCTGAACGATGACCTGTTCGCCCGTGTTTCATCCCTGTATGACCAGCGTGTTGCGCTGGAGATGGATCCAGAGTCAGAACGTCTGCTCGAAGTGTACTACGACAACTTTGTGAAGGCCGGTGCAAAACTGTCTGCAGATGAAAAAGAAACACTGCGCGCGCTCAATGAAGAGCATTCCAGCCTTACCACTAAATTCAGCCAGAACCTGCTGAAGATCACCAAAGAAATCGCGGTGGTCGTCGACGACAAGGCGGAGCTTGAGGGGCTTTCTGAAAGCGCGATCAAGGCTGCCTCCCAGGCCGCGGCAGATGCCGGGCACGAAGGCAAGTACCTGATCAACATCACCAACACGACCCGTCAACCGGTCCTCACATCGCTGAAAAACCGTGAGCTGCGTCAGCGCATCTGGGAAGCGTCGGCCAATCGCGGAACTTCCGGGGAGTTGGATAATCGCCCGATCGTCCAGCGCCTGGTTCAGATCCGTGCACAGAAGGCCAAACTGCTCGGCTATGACAACTGGGCGGAATATCAGCTGGTAAACACCATGGCTGAAAAGCCCGAAAGTGTGCTGAATATGCTGAGCTCCATGGTCCCGGCAGTCGTCCGCAATACCAAAGCGGAACAAGCCGATATTCAGGCGATGATCGAGCATGAAGGCGGTGACTTTGAAGCCCAGCCCTGGGATTGGGCTTACTACGCTGAAAAAGTCCGTCAGGACAAATACGACCTGAATGAACAGGAAGTACGAGAGTACTTTGAATTTAATCGCGTTCTGAACGACGGCCTCTTCTACACCATGAACCGTCTCTACGGTATCCATTTCGAAGAACGCCCGGACCTTCCGGTCTACCATCCCGACGTGAAAGCATACGAGCTGTTTGATCACGACGGCAAAAGCCTGGCTATTTTCTATGCGGATTACTTTGCCCGTGATGGCAAACGTGGCGGCGCCTGGATGAGTTCTTTTGTTGGCCAGTCCGGCCTGCTTAAGCAGAAGCCGGTGGTGGTGAATGTCATGAACATTCCCAAAGGCCCGGAGGGCGAGCCCACGCTGGTGAGCTATGACCACGTGACTACCATGTTCCACGAATTGGGTCATGGTCTCCACGGCATGTTCTCCAATGTCCGTTACCCCAGCCTGGCTGGCACCAGCGTATCCCGCGATTTCGTCGAGTTCCCGTCAACCTTTGAGGAGGACTGGGCTGGATTGCCGGAAGTACTGGAAAATTACGCTTACCACTACAAAACCGGCGAACCTATTCCGGCAGAGCTACTGGAGAAGGTGCAGAAAGCCAAAAACTTCAATATGGGCTTCGACACGCTGGAGTATATGTCTGCAGCCTTGCTGGATATGGAATTGCACGCACTGCCAGCGGACGCGGAACTTCAAGACGTAGAAAAGTTCGAGGCAGCGGCACTGAAAAAGCATGGTGTTGATCTGGCCGCAGTACCGCCACGCTACAAGTCCACCTATTTCGCCCATTCTATCGGTGGTGGCTATTCCGCCGGCTATTACGCATACATGTGGAGTGAAATTCTGGCCGCCGATGCCTTCGCGTATATTCGAGAGCGCGGTGGTTTGACGCGTAAGAACGGAGACTGGTACCGCAAGAATATCCTTGAAACCGGAAACTCCCGCCCGCCGATGGAATCTTATGTCAAATTCCGCGGCCAGGAACCCACCACTGAAGCGTTGCTTGAGCGCCGTGGTCTCAATTCAGAAGGCTAA